A genome region from Sphingomonas changnyeongensis includes the following:
- a CDS encoding alpha/beta hydrolase family protein, with the protein MALASLKSANLPKSRIVTYKSFDGTLVSAIVTMPFNLKRDGTNPAILLPHGGPTGQSTDGFNRTATALASRGYIVMQPNVRGSTGYGQAFQNANYQDLGGGDLRDVIAGKKFLIESGYVDPAKVGITGGSYGGYMTLIALAKTPQEFAAGAQLFGIINWLSMYETSDALLRQYLISLLGDPVKDRKVYQSNSPITYIRNIKAPLLSLQGDRDIRVPRGQAEEVAAILAQIGTPNDTVFYADEGHGFAKRENQIDSLKRVIDWFDRHLKAGKPQ; encoded by the coding sequence ATGGCGCTCGCCAGCCTCAAGTCTGCAAACCTGCCCAAGTCGCGGATCGTCACTTACAAGAGCTTCGACGGCACGCTGGTGAGCGCTATCGTCACCATGCCGTTCAACCTCAAGCGTGACGGCACCAACCCAGCGATCCTGCTGCCCCATGGCGGGCCCACCGGCCAGAGCACCGACGGGTTCAACCGGACAGCGACCGCGCTTGCCAGCCGCGGCTATATCGTGATGCAGCCCAATGTTCGCGGCTCGACCGGCTACGGCCAGGCGTTCCAGAACGCCAACTATCAGGACCTGGGCGGCGGGGATCTCCGCGATGTGATCGCGGGCAAGAAGTTCCTGATCGAAAGCGGCTATGTCGATCCGGCGAAGGTCGGCATCACCGGCGGCTCCTATGGCGGATACATGACCCTGATCGCGCTCGCCAAAACCCCGCAGGAGTTCGCCGCCGGCGCGCAATTGTTCGGCATCATCAACTGGCTCAGCATGTATGAGACCTCGGACGCGCTGTTGCGGCAGTATCTGATCTCGCTGCTTGGCGATCCGGTGAAGGACCGCAAGGTCTACCAATCAAACTCGCCGATCACCTATATCCGGAACATCAAGGCGCCGCTGCTCTCGCTCCAGGGCGATCGAGACATTCGCGTGCCGCGCGGACAGGCCGAGGAGGTCGCAGCGATCCTCGCCCAGATCGGAACGCCCAATGATACGGTGTTCTATGCCGATGAAGGCCATGGCTTTGCCAAGCGCGAGAACCAGATCGACTCCCTGAAGCGGGTGATCGACTGGTTCGACCGTCACCTCAAAGCCGGAAAGCCGCAATAG
- a CDS encoding TolB family protein, whose product MALLAAAPGSAQVASPARPVTDPLALESPSNEDARPIPVEDLSYSRTLGSTAWSHDGREIFLVTNLTGRNNIWKIPATGGWPVQLTRSDERHGELVASPDGKLLYYTQDVGGDEQFDIYAVPVDGGLARNLTATPELRESALLIAPGGKTGVVSTKLRSEGQVNLALIDLATGKTSALVTEPEPAYRWQPVAWIEGGKALIASRTNPNQTFAEVWRVEVPSGVKTLLLGKAKTIFDASDATPDGRLIAVSSNEGTGQLRAGLYDTKAKAWRWLAPTPWVQRAGTFSPDGRTLTVTRNEDGRTIATLVDVATLAETPIALPAGVNSFAGAKSPSRPMADVSLSSIRGLIRRAIFRSSILPRARPRR is encoded by the coding sequence ATGGCGCTGCTTGCCGCGGCGCCTGGATCGGCGCAGGTTGCCAGCCCGGCACGACCGGTCACCGACCCGCTTGCGCTGGAAAGCCCGTCCAATGAAGACGCCCGGCCGATCCCGGTCGAGGATCTTTCCTATTCGCGCACTCTCGGCTCCACCGCGTGGAGCCATGACGGACGCGAGATCTTCCTCGTCACGAACCTGACGGGGCGCAACAACATCTGGAAGATCCCTGCAACGGGTGGCTGGCCGGTGCAGCTGACCCGCTCCGATGAGCGGCATGGCGAGCTCGTGGCTTCGCCCGATGGGAAGCTGCTCTATTATACCCAGGACGTGGGCGGCGACGAGCAGTTCGACATTTACGCCGTGCCCGTAGACGGCGGGCTGGCGCGCAACCTGACGGCGACCCCGGAGCTAAGAGAAAGCGCGCTGCTTATCGCCCCCGGCGGCAAAACCGGGGTGGTCTCGACGAAGCTGCGCAGCGAGGGGCAGGTCAATCTTGCCCTCATCGACCTCGCGACCGGCAAGACAAGTGCGCTGGTGACCGAGCCCGAACCCGCCTATCGTTGGCAGCCCGTCGCTTGGATAGAGGGCGGCAAGGCGCTCATTGCCTCGCGTACCAACCCCAACCAGACCTTCGCGGAGGTATGGCGGGTTGAGGTTCCAAGCGGGGTGAAGACCTTGCTGCTGGGCAAGGCGAAGACCATCTTCGATGCAAGCGATGCGACCCCGGACGGGCGGCTGATTGCGGTCAGCAGCAACGAAGGCACCGGCCAGCTGCGCGCCGGGCTCTACGACACCAAGGCCAAGGCCTGGCGCTGGCTTGCACCGACCCCGTGGGTGCAGCGTGCAGGCACTTTCAGCCCAGACGGCCGGACTCTCACAGTCACCCGCAATGAGGACGGGCGCACCATCGCAACGCTCGTTGATGTGGCGACCCTTGCCGAAACGCCGATTGCGCTACCCGCCGGGGTCAACAGCTTCGCGGGGGCGAAGAGCCCTTCTCGCCCGATGGCAGACGTATCCTTGTCGTCCATTCGGGGGCTGATACGCCGAGCGATCTTCAGGTCTTCGATCTTGCCTCGGGCAAGGCCACGACGCTGA